One window from the genome of Micromonospora aurantiaca ATCC 27029 encodes:
- a CDS encoding glycosyltransferase, producing MAHIPQQRDRRSAAPYVLVVVGTDVHRFDRLVGWLERWHAARPEVRLVLQYGHSRTPALPEATPFLGHEELQRAMAEATLVVSHGGPATITEARRNGHLPIVVPRDPSHDEHVDNHQQLFSRRLGAAGMVRLCESEAELLAALDEGLADPNRFVLAADPNRPDPRAEAVARVGAVIDELVARRVRQRAVGRRG from the coding sequence ATGGCGCACATTCCGCAGCAGCGGGACCGGCGTTCCGCGGCACCGTACGTGCTGGTCGTGGTCGGCACCGACGTGCACCGCTTCGACCGGCTGGTCGGCTGGCTGGAGCGCTGGCACGCAGCGCGGCCCGAGGTCCGGCTGGTCCTCCAGTACGGCCACAGCCGCACCCCGGCCCTGCCCGAGGCCACCCCGTTCCTCGGCCACGAGGAACTCCAGCGGGCGATGGCCGAGGCGACGCTCGTGGTCAGCCACGGCGGCCCGGCCACCATCACCGAGGCGCGCCGCAACGGCCACCTGCCGATCGTGGTGCCCCGCGACCCGTCGCACGACGAGCACGTCGACAACCACCAGCAGCTGTTCTCCCGCCGTCTCGGCGCGGCCGGCATGGTGCGGCTGTGCGAGTCCGAGGCCGAGCTGCTCGCCGCGCTCGACGAGGGCCTGGCCGACCCGAACCGGTTCGTGCTGGCCGCCGACCCGAACCGCCCGGACCCGCGCGCCGAGGCGGTCGCCCGGGTCGGCGCGGTGATCGACGAGCTGGTGGCCCGGCGGGTACGACAACGAGCCGTCGGGCGTCGCGGATGA
- a CDS encoding glycosyltransferase family 2 protein encodes MSGPSISVVVPTRDRPELLRAALDAILSQAHPGLIEAIVVYDQSEPDRSLETDRGDRRIRVITNTRTAGLAGARNTGIEAATGDWVAFCDDDDEWLPGKLAAQFGALDAHPDGALVSCGIRVSYDDRTVDRSLDRARISLEALLRDRLTELHPSTFLIRRAALLDAIGLVDEQIPGSYAEDYEFLLRAARYAPLVNVESPYVLVRWHKRSYFAQRWETISTALQWLLRRYPEFATVPHGEARVAGQIAFAQAAMGNRRDAVRWARRTLARNPKEPRAYLALAVASRAVQADRVLRTLHKRGRGI; translated from the coding sequence ATGAGTGGGCCGAGCATCTCGGTCGTCGTACCGACGCGGGACCGTCCGGAGCTGCTGCGTGCGGCGCTCGACGCCATCCTCAGCCAGGCCCACCCGGGCCTGATCGAGGCGATCGTGGTCTACGACCAGTCCGAGCCGGACCGGTCGCTGGAGACCGACCGGGGTGACCGCCGGATCCGGGTGATCACGAATACCCGTACCGCCGGGCTGGCCGGCGCGCGCAACACCGGCATCGAGGCCGCCACCGGCGACTGGGTGGCGTTCTGCGACGACGACGACGAGTGGCTGCCCGGCAAGCTGGCCGCCCAGTTCGGGGCGCTCGACGCGCACCCGGACGGCGCGCTGGTGAGCTGCGGCATCCGGGTCAGCTACGACGACCGTACGGTGGACCGTTCGCTGGACCGCGCCCGGATCTCGCTGGAGGCGCTGCTGCGCGACCGGCTCACCGAGCTGCACCCGTCCACGTTCCTGATCCGCCGCGCCGCGCTGCTCGACGCGATCGGCCTGGTGGACGAGCAGATCCCGGGCAGCTACGCGGAGGACTACGAGTTCCTGCTCCGCGCCGCCCGCTACGCCCCGCTGGTGAACGTGGAGAGCCCGTACGTGCTGGTCCGCTGGCACAAGCGGTCCTACTTCGCGCAGCGCTGGGAGACCATCTCGACCGCGTTGCAGTGGCTGCTGCGCCGCTACCCGGAGTTCGCCACGGTGCCGCACGGCGAGGCGCGGGTGGCCGGTCAGATCGCCTTCGCGCAGGCCGCGATGGGCAACCGGCGCGACGCGGTCCGCTGGGCCCGGCGCACGCTGGCCCGCAACCCGAAGGAGCCGCGCGCCTACCTGGCGCTGGCGGTGGCGAGCCGGGCCGTGCAGGCCGACCGGGTGCTGCGCACGCTGCACAAGCGCGGCCGGGGCATCTGA
- a CDS encoding oligosaccharide flippase family protein: MVGTRAVVAAVTRADAGGTPTLTAPPPGPGAGLGGAARQGFANLVGVGLAAVAGFGLNIVIARGWSVREAGMFFAATSAFMIAASAARLGTDVGTVYFVSRQRTLDRRDQIRGTILVGLLPVLVVGTLLGLAGWLAAPALARATMPEAGPEAVTALRILLAFVPLAALNDYALAACRGFGQMRPLLTVERLGRTLVQFLGVAVAAWLGMSATVALPLAWVVPYLIAAVVALFWLSRLVGRAGRQVTRPVPARELAGPFWRFTGPRAVSSLAAIVVQRLDIVLLSALRGPADAAIYTAATRFLALGQLSSVALSSSVQHRLAAAFARDDRAEARQLYQAATGWLVLLSWPAYLIFAAFATPMLALFGSGYGDGRRVVVLLALTMLLATGCGMVDMVLNMAGRTAWTFYNAMTGTVLNVVGNLVLIPRYGILGAALAWTVSILVTNLVPLTQLWWSMRLHPFGAGTRAAMALAVVTLGLPLGLATLLGAGPLVLALVTVAGLVAYATGVWRWRRTLHLDALRALRRGRNRAGADPAAQS, encoded by the coding sequence GTGGTGGGGACGCGTGCCGTCGTGGCGGCGGTGACGCGGGCGGACGCCGGCGGCACCCCGACGCTCACCGCACCGCCCCCCGGGCCGGGCGCGGGGCTGGGCGGCGCGGCCCGGCAGGGCTTCGCCAACCTGGTCGGGGTCGGGCTGGCCGCGGTCGCCGGCTTCGGCCTGAACATCGTCATCGCCCGCGGCTGGTCGGTCCGCGAGGCGGGCATGTTCTTCGCCGCCACCAGCGCGTTCATGATCGCCGCGTCGGCGGCCCGGCTCGGCACCGACGTCGGCACCGTCTACTTCGTCAGCCGCCAGCGCACGCTCGACCGCCGCGACCAGATCCGGGGCACCATCCTGGTCGGGTTGCTGCCGGTGCTCGTGGTCGGCACGCTGCTCGGGCTGGCCGGCTGGCTGGCCGCACCGGCGCTGGCCCGGGCCACCATGCCGGAGGCCGGGCCGGAGGCGGTGACCGCGCTGCGCATCCTGCTGGCGTTCGTGCCGCTGGCCGCGCTGAACGACTACGCGCTCGCCGCCTGCCGCGGCTTCGGCCAGATGCGCCCGCTGCTGACTGTTGAGCGGCTCGGCCGCACGCTGGTGCAGTTCCTGGGTGTGGCGGTGGCCGCCTGGCTCGGCATGTCCGCCACCGTCGCGCTGCCGCTGGCCTGGGTGGTGCCGTACCTGATCGCCGCGGTGGTCGCGCTGTTCTGGCTGAGCCGGCTGGTCGGCCGGGCCGGGAGGCAGGTGACCCGGCCGGTGCCGGCGCGCGAGCTGGCCGGGCCGTTCTGGCGGTTCACCGGGCCCCGCGCCGTCAGCAGCCTGGCCGCGATCGTGGTGCAGCGGCTGGACATCGTGCTGCTCAGCGCGCTGCGCGGCCCGGCGGACGCGGCGATCTACACGGCCGCGACCCGGTTCCTGGCGCTGGGTCAGCTCTCCAGCGTCGCGCTGTCCAGCTCGGTGCAGCACCGGCTGGCCGCCGCGTTCGCCCGCGACGACCGGGCCGAGGCGCGCCAGCTCTACCAGGCCGCCACCGGCTGGCTCGTGCTGCTCTCCTGGCCCGCGTACCTGATCTTCGCGGCGTTCGCCACGCCGATGCTGGCACTGTTCGGATCCGGGTACGGCGACGGCCGCCGGGTCGTGGTGCTGCTGGCGCTGACCATGCTGCTGGCCACCGGCTGCGGCATGGTCGACATGGTGCTCAACATGGCCGGGCGCACCGCGTGGACGTTCTACAACGCGATGACCGGCACCGTGCTCAACGTGGTCGGCAACCTGGTGCTCATCCCGCGGTACGGCATCCTCGGCGCGGCCCTGGCCTGGACCGTCTCCATCCTGGTCACCAACCTGGTGCCGCTGACCCAGCTCTGGTGGTCGATGCGGCTGCACCCGTTCGGCGCCGGTACCCGGGCCGCGATGGCGCTGGCGGTGGTCACGCTGGGTCTGCCGCTCGGCCTGGCGACGCTGCTCGGCGCCGGTCCGCTGGTACTCGCGCTGGTGACGGTCGCCGGGCTGGTCGCGTACGCGACGGGCGTCTGGCGCTGGCGGCGCACCCTGCACCTCGACGCGCTGCGCGCCCTCCGCCGCGGCCGTAACCGGGCCGGGGCGGACCCGGCCGCCCAGTCCTGA
- a CDS encoding Wzz/FepE/Etk N-terminal domain-containing protein, with protein MPSPRLAESDADGLALMAYLGWLRRRWWILLLAAALGLGGGLALNQIQEARYTSTTSLLVRPLGSGAESNPNAKVNLDTEAQVVRSLVVAERAKALMKVDTGADQLVKSVTVKVPPNSQILQVAYEANSPEGAQSGSHAFAQAYLDLRKATAQKALENETTALKQQIAELQKQLSAVAGRIAASPSNSPERERAEAERSLLTSQITGLNNRLSPLVSAGSDPGEIISDARLPDSPSSPNRTLNLASGMGAGLLLGIVLALVLDRLDTRIRRGRDISDRVGLPLLLELPVRAPSLAVLPATHRVSRELGRLRNVLLSAVPEPAQGGRGRQLLICDASAGTAAGFVAANLAAAYARTGQQVALITTKPDSTVGAITGVAEGRHNLASVLRRDVPPLKALAPVPGLGQLRVLVPGDLDAEVELPVAGLLEIMHELSARFDHVIIETAQPTFAVEAQALGRYVDAVIMVAEAGKTRSGEITAALQQFEQVNAPVIGAVLAPRLPAPVAGAARPASSGGASSTSGTSGTPSTPVAPANRPKPRPSPGPSAESTMVLPRMQSSRPAPAKPAPGKATPPPNPGNPGNQGMPGKPVPLNGTGGTYRSRGDGDGRSYALDSGEDLG; from the coding sequence ATGCCCTCACCCCGTTTGGCCGAGAGCGACGCCGACGGTCTTGCCCTGATGGCCTACCTGGGCTGGCTGCGCCGCCGCTGGTGGATCCTGCTGCTCGCCGCGGCCCTCGGTCTCGGTGGTGGGCTGGCGCTGAACCAGATCCAGGAGGCGCGCTACACCTCGACCACCTCGCTGCTGGTGCGCCCGCTCGGCTCGGGCGCGGAGAGCAACCCCAACGCCAAGGTCAACCTCGACACCGAGGCCCAGGTGGTCCGCTCGCTGGTGGTGGCCGAGCGGGCCAAGGCGCTGATGAAGGTCGACACCGGTGCCGACCAGCTGGTCAAGTCGGTGACCGTCAAGGTGCCGCCGAACAGCCAGATCCTCCAGGTGGCGTACGAGGCGAACAGCCCCGAGGGCGCCCAGTCGGGCTCGCACGCGTTCGCCCAGGCGTATCTGGACCTGCGCAAGGCCACCGCGCAGAAGGCGCTGGAGAACGAGACGACCGCGCTCAAGCAGCAGATCGCCGAGCTGCAGAAGCAGCTCAGTGCCGTCGCCGGGCGGATCGCGGCGTCGCCGTCGAACTCGCCCGAGCGGGAGCGGGCCGAGGCCGAACGGAGCCTTCTCACCAGCCAGATCACCGGCCTGAACAACCGGCTCAGCCCGCTGGTCTCGGCCGGCTCCGACCCCGGCGAGATCATCTCCGACGCCCGTCTCCCCGACTCGCCCAGCTCACCGAACCGCACGCTCAACCTCGCCAGCGGCATGGGCGCGGGCCTGCTGCTCGGCATCGTGCTGGCGCTCGTGCTGGACCGGCTCGACACCCGGATCCGGCGTGGTCGTGACATTTCCGACCGGGTCGGCCTGCCGCTGCTGCTGGAACTGCCGGTGCGCGCGCCCTCGCTGGCCGTCCTGCCGGCCACCCACCGGGTCTCCCGCGAGCTGGGCCGGCTGCGCAACGTGCTGCTGTCCGCCGTGCCCGAACCGGCGCAGGGCGGGCGCGGTCGCCAGTTGCTGATCTGCGACGCCTCGGCCGGCACCGCCGCCGGATTCGTCGCCGCCAACCTCGCCGCCGCGTACGCCCGTACCGGCCAGCAGGTCGCGCTGATCACCACCAAGCCCGACTCGACGGTGGGCGCCATCACCGGCGTGGCCGAGGGCCGGCACAACCTGGCATCGGTGCTGCGCCGCGACGTACCCCCGCTCAAGGCGCTCGCGCCGGTGCCGGGGCTGGGCCAGCTCCGGGTGCTGGTGCCGGGCGACCTGGACGCGGAGGTCGAGCTGCCGGTCGCCGGTCTGCTGGAGATCATGCACGAGCTGTCCGCGCGCTTCGACCACGTGATCATCGAGACCGCGCAGCCCACGTTCGCCGTAGAGGCCCAGGCCCTGGGCCGGTACGTCGACGCCGTGATCATGGTGGCCGAGGCGGGCAAGACCCGCAGCGGTGAGATCACCGCCGCCCTGCAGCAGTTCGAGCAGGTGAACGCGCCGGTGATCGGTGCCGTGCTGGCCCCACGCCTGCCCGCCCCGGTGGCCGGCGCCGCCCGGCCGGCGTCCTCGGGCGGTGCGAGCAGCACGTCGGGCACGTCGGGCACGCCGAGCACCCCGGTGGCACCGGCCAACCGGCCCAAGCCCCGGCCGAGCCCCGGCCCGTCCGCCGAGTCGACGATGGTGCTGCCGCGCATGCAGTCGTCCCGCCCCGCCCCGGCGAAGCCGGCACCGGGCAAGGCCACCCCACCGCCGAACCCCGGCAACCCAGGCAACCAGGGCATGCCGGGTAAGCCGGTGCCGCTCAACGGCACCGGCGGCACGTACCGCTCCCGGGGTGACGGCGACGGCCGCAGCTACGCGCTCGACTCCGGCGAGGACCTGGGGTGA
- a CDS encoding sulfotransferase family protein, producing the protein MSAPDPATPRVLFVGGLGRSGSTLLELLLAQSADVCAVGEVVHLWERALGADERCGCGERFTACPFWRQVGDQAFGGWAAVDRDDVLALKDRVDRTRHIPRLAKEALPPEQLADVRRYADLYTRIYRAALSVTGARVVVDSSKHASLAFALRWAEGLDLRVLHLVRDSRAVAYSWGKQVRRPEVVDGEDFMPTFSPFEVSKLWTAQNAAFHLLASRAKVLRLRYEDFTAEPAGTVRRVRDFAGLPDDPAALRILSGADETGAAPEPAAPFRAHSVAGNPLRFSGGPLTVRRDEAWRDRLPRRSRAVVSLATLPLRVRYGYLGQRGSDESVERA; encoded by the coding sequence ATGAGCGCCCCGGATCCGGCGACGCCGCGGGTCCTCTTCGTCGGCGGCCTCGGCCGCAGCGGCTCCACGCTGCTGGAGCTGCTGCTGGCGCAGAGCGCCGACGTGTGTGCCGTCGGCGAGGTGGTGCACCTGTGGGAGCGGGCGCTCGGCGCCGACGAGCGGTGCGGCTGCGGTGAGCGGTTCACCGCCTGCCCGTTCTGGCGGCAGGTCGGCGACCAGGCGTTCGGCGGCTGGGCCGCTGTCGACCGGGACGACGTGCTGGCGCTCAAGGACCGCGTCGACCGGACCCGGCACATCCCCCGGCTCGCCAAGGAGGCGCTCCCGCCGGAGCAGCTGGCCGACGTGCGCCGCTACGCCGACCTGTACACCCGGATCTACCGGGCCGCGCTGTCGGTGACCGGCGCCCGGGTGGTGGTGGACTCCAGCAAGCACGCCTCGCTCGCCTTCGCCCTGCGCTGGGCCGAAGGGCTGGACCTGCGGGTACTGCACCTGGTCCGGGACAGCCGGGCGGTGGCGTACTCGTGGGGCAAGCAGGTGCGCCGCCCCGAGGTCGTCGACGGCGAGGACTTCATGCCGACCTTCTCGCCGTTCGAGGTGAGCAAGCTGTGGACCGCGCAGAACGCCGCGTTCCATCTGCTCGCCTCCCGGGCGAAGGTGCTGCGGCTGCGCTACGAGGACTTCACCGCCGAACCGGCCGGCACCGTACGCCGGGTGCGGGACTTCGCCGGCCTGCCGGACGACCCGGCGGCGCTGCGCATCCTGTCCGGAGCCGACGAGACCGGCGCGGCCCCCGAGCCGGCCGCGCCGTTCCGTGCGCACAGCGTCGCCGGCAACCCGCTGCGGTTCAGCGGCGGGCCGTTGACGGTGCGCCGGGACGAGGCGTGGCGGGACCGCCTGCCGCGCCGCAGCCGTGCCGTGGTCAGCCTGGCCACGCTTCCCCTGCGGGTCCGCTACGGCTATCTGGGCCAGCGGGGATCCGACGAGTCCGTGGAGAGAGCATGA
- a CDS encoding polysaccharide biosynthesis protein, whose amino-acid sequence MVSGSTEDSGQVLLVGSSGGHLAQLLALEPWYRDRRRAWVTFDTPDARSLLAGEDVVWAHHPTTRNVKNLVRNAFLALKVIRRRQVDAVVTTGAGVALPFVVAARMRKIPTVYIEVYDRIDSATLTARLCRPFLSAMLVQWDEQRRMYPEATVVGNLL is encoded by the coding sequence GTGGTGAGCGGGTCAACCGAGGACTCGGGGCAGGTCCTGCTGGTGGGTTCCAGTGGCGGGCACCTGGCCCAGCTCCTGGCCCTGGAACCGTGGTACCGGGATCGGCGCCGCGCATGGGTAACCTTCGACACCCCGGACGCGCGCTCGCTGCTCGCCGGTGAGGACGTGGTCTGGGCGCACCACCCCACCACACGCAACGTCAAGAACCTGGTACGCAACGCGTTCCTCGCGCTGAAGGTGATCCGGCGGCGCCAGGTCGACGCCGTGGTCACCACCGGTGCCGGGGTCGCCCTGCCGTTCGTGGTGGCGGCCCGGATGCGCAAGATCCCGACGGTCTACATCGAGGTGTACGACCGGATCGACAGCGCGACGCTCACCGCCCGGCTCTGCCGCCCCTTCCTCTCCGCGATGCTCGTGCAGTGGGACGAGCAGCGCCGGATGTACCCGGAGGCCACCGTCGTGGGGAATCTGCTCTGA
- a CDS encoding O-antigen ligase family protein, translating into MSTATPPRTARGTVPVGAVSPPDGNRLRPVTVRPESWSWRLPTAWPLISVFLLYPLWWVLGVSSFVFVIFAVPMVVQMRKRGPIRVPPGFGIWMVLLLWVFLSVLTLDLTAPNTLPPGGSGKYIGWGIRLANYVAMTVTMLYVYNLRERELSQRRMVRLFGFMGVVVVLGGWIGSLFPNLTFVAPLRFVLPQSIAGHPYVTSLMEIKFAQVQQVIEGEASSPRPSAPFTYTNSWGQNTAILLVWLIVGWVVLGKPMRRTAGVAIALAAIFPIVYSLNRGLWIGLGIAAAYVALRLALRGRMVVLGGLALAVGLIGVLIVATPLGRTFDERLQNGHSDDIRTTLSQGAVAAANHSPILGYGGNRALIGSNRSIAIGKSEDCKQCGNRELGSNGQVWALLVGQGWVGAICYNAFFIYCIWRYRRDHSAIGIAGTLILILMLFFQFTYGAMEATLAYALITVALLARNDRIRRSLAPAPPQGTIAGLRARLEKTGDS; encoded by the coding sequence ATGAGCACCGCCACCCCGCCCCGCACCGCGCGCGGGACGGTTCCGGTCGGAGCGGTGTCGCCGCCGGACGGGAACCGCCTGCGGCCGGTGACGGTACGGCCGGAGAGCTGGTCGTGGCGGCTGCCGACGGCGTGGCCGCTGATCTCGGTCTTCCTGCTGTACCCGCTGTGGTGGGTGCTCGGCGTGTCGAGCTTCGTCTTCGTCATCTTCGCGGTGCCGATGGTGGTGCAGATGCGCAAGCGGGGCCCGATCCGGGTGCCGCCCGGCTTCGGGATCTGGATGGTCCTGCTGCTCTGGGTGTTCCTGTCCGTGCTCACCCTCGACCTCACCGCGCCGAACACGCTGCCACCCGGCGGCAGCGGCAAGTACATCGGCTGGGGCATCCGGCTCGCCAACTACGTCGCCATGACCGTGACCATGCTCTACGTCTACAACCTGCGGGAGCGGGAGCTGTCCCAGCGCCGGATGGTCCGCCTGTTCGGGTTCATGGGCGTGGTCGTGGTGCTCGGCGGCTGGATCGGCTCGCTGTTCCCGAACCTCACGTTCGTCGCGCCGCTGCGATTCGTCCTGCCCCAGTCGATCGCCGGTCACCCGTACGTCACCTCGCTCATGGAGATCAAGTTCGCCCAGGTGCAGCAGGTGATCGAGGGGGAGGCCAGCTCGCCCCGCCCGTCCGCGCCGTTCACCTACACGAACTCGTGGGGCCAGAACACCGCGATCCTGCTGGTCTGGCTGATCGTCGGCTGGGTCGTGCTGGGCAAGCCGATGCGCCGTACCGCGGGCGTGGCGATCGCCCTGGCCGCGATCTTCCCGATCGTCTACTCGCTGAACCGGGGCCTCTGGATCGGTCTCGGCATCGCCGCCGCCTACGTCGCGCTGCGGCTCGCGCTGCGCGGCCGGATGGTGGTGCTCGGCGGGCTCGCCCTGGCGGTCGGGCTGATCGGGGTGCTGATCGTCGCCACACCGCTCGGCCGCACCTTCGACGAACGCCTCCAGAACGGCCACAGCGACGACATCCGGACCACGCTGTCCCAGGGCGCGGTCGCCGCGGCCAACCACTCGCCGATCCTCGGGTACGGCGGCAACCGGGCGCTGATCGGCAGCAACCGGTCCATCGCCATCGGCAAGTCCGAGGACTGCAAGCAGTGCGGCAACCGGGAACTGGGCAGCAACGGCCAGGTCTGGGCGCTGCTCGTCGGGCAGGGCTGGGTCGGCGCGATCTGCTACAACGCCTTCTTCATCTACTGCATCTGGCGCTACCGCCGCGACCACAGCGCGATCGGCATCGCCGGCACGCTCATCCTCATCCTCATGCTCTTCTTCCAGTTCACCTACGGTGCGATGGAAGCGACACTCGCCTACGCCCTGATCACTGTCGCCCTGCTGGCCCGCAACGACCGGATACGCCGGTCGCTCGCGCCGGCGCCACCCCAGGGCACGATCGCCGGGCTACGGGCCCGACTGGAAAAGACCGGTGACAGCTGA
- a CDS encoding DUF3048 domain-containing protein → MNRRQMLRAAIAPAVVLGVGTGCSEPEPKPGKVQVVDPGDVTASPSSASASPTLPTGPLTGAPVSTPAAATRQAVAVPLRVSPATTPAGLDAADLVYAEFAESDTLHLTAVFHSKDATKIGPVTEIRPVDIRSLAVLRPFVGYDGGPTGFLTQFENSDLDGVTPDDDSKVFSGDYTSTAALLKAAPKGGQPPTPPIDHAGEGDALAARDLAPATELTVTVSGGPPMVWRYDQAKSVWVGKVGKVTVTAASVIVLTMEYRTLDVRNPSPRSLPSANVFGEGAVLAVSGPNSAKGRWRKPGLGMVCTLADTGGDLLHPQPGNAWVIYAPTTAKVTVK, encoded by the coding sequence GTGAACCGCCGGCAGATGCTCCGCGCCGCCATCGCCCCCGCCGTCGTCCTCGGCGTCGGGACCGGGTGCAGCGAGCCCGAGCCCAAGCCGGGCAAGGTCCAGGTGGTGGACCCGGGCGACGTCACCGCCTCGCCGTCATCGGCCAGTGCCTCGCCGACCCTGCCCACCGGCCCGCTGACCGGCGCGCCGGTGAGCACCCCGGCCGCCGCCACCCGCCAGGCGGTCGCTGTGCCGCTGCGGGTGAGCCCCGCGACCACCCCGGCCGGCCTGGACGCCGCCGACCTGGTCTACGCCGAGTTCGCCGAGTCCGACACGCTGCACCTGACCGCCGTGTTCCACTCCAAGGACGCCACCAAGATCGGCCCGGTCACCGAGATCCGGCCGGTCGACATCCGGTCGCTCGCGGTGCTGCGCCCGTTCGTCGGCTACGACGGCGGCCCCACCGGCTTCCTCACCCAGTTCGAGAACTCCGACCTCGACGGCGTGACGCCCGACGACGACAGCAAGGTCTTCTCCGGCGACTACACGTCGACCGCCGCGCTGCTCAAGGCCGCCCCGAAGGGCGGCCAGCCGCCCACCCCGCCGATCGACCACGCCGGCGAGGGCGACGCGCTCGCCGCCCGCGACCTCGCGCCGGCCACCGAACTCACCGTCACCGTCTCCGGCGGCCCGCCGATGGTCTGGCGGTACGACCAGGCCAAGTCCGTCTGGGTCGGCAAGGTCGGCAAGGTCACCGTGACCGCCGCCTCCGTCATCGTGCTGACGATGGAGTACCGCACGCTGGACGTCCGCAACCCGTCCCCGCGTTCGCTGCCCTCGGCGAACGTCTTCGGTGAGGGCGCGGTGCTGGCGGTGTCCGGGCCGAACAGCGCGAAGGGCCGGTGGCGCAAGCCCGGCCTGGGCATGGTCTGCACGCTCGCCGACACCGGCGGCGATCTCCTGCACCCCCAGCCCGGCAACGCGTGGGTGATCTACGCGCCGACCACCGCCAAGGTCACCGTGAAATGA
- a CDS encoding sulfotransferase family protein, whose translation MTSDSPAPHSGLSTVKAAKLAAVGLLADRKERRELERPVEGGGRRLTLKVERPIFILGAPRSGTTFLGSCVGALPDVSYHFEPRLTKAVARCVYEGSWTPQRAARYFRGYYGALLAASGHGGLRFAEKDPENCFIVPFLTEVFPDAVFLHVYRDGRDVAVSHAEQPWLNAASTGTGRSGRGGTPWGAAPRFWVEPERREEFTQVSDLGRSAWMWRRFTSSALTQLAELPAERVRHLRYEDVVTRPAEAAEVVADFLEVGDPAGREALHARFAKARPGSVGRWRQRLTEKDLADVMAQAGPLLTQLGYPA comes from the coding sequence ATGACAAGCGACTCCCCCGCCCCGCACTCCGGCCTGTCCACCGTGAAGGCCGCGAAGCTCGCCGCGGTCGGTCTCCTGGCGGACCGCAAGGAACGCCGCGAGCTGGAACGGCCGGTCGAGGGGGGCGGCCGCCGGCTCACCCTGAAGGTGGAGCGTCCGATCTTCATCCTGGGCGCCCCGCGTTCCGGCACCACGTTCCTCGGCAGTTGCGTCGGCGCGCTGCCGGACGTGTCGTACCACTTCGAACCGCGCCTGACCAAGGCGGTCGCCCGCTGTGTCTACGAGGGAAGCTGGACGCCGCAGCGGGCCGCCCGCTACTTCCGCGGCTACTACGGCGCGCTGCTCGCCGCGTCCGGGCACGGCGGCCTGCGCTTCGCCGAGAAGGACCCGGAGAACTGTTTCATCGTGCCGTTCCTGACCGAGGTCTTCCCGGACGCGGTCTTCCTGCACGTCTACCGGGACGGGCGGGACGTGGCGGTGTCGCACGCCGAGCAGCCCTGGCTGAATGCCGCGTCCACCGGCACCGGCCGCAGCGGCCGGGGCGGTACGCCGTGGGGCGCCGCGCCCCGGTTCTGGGTGGAGCCGGAGCGGCGCGAGGAGTTCACGCAGGTCTCCGACCTGGGCCGGTCGGCCTGGATGTGGCGGCGGTTCACCAGCAGCGCGCTCACGCAGCTCGCCGAGCTGCCCGCGGAACGGGTGCGGCACCTGCGGTACGAGGACGTCGTCACCCGCCCGGCCGAGGCGGCCGAGGTCGTGGCCGACTTCCTGGAGGTCGGTGACCCGGCCGGGCGGGAGGCGCTGCACGCCCGCTTCGCCAAGGCGCGGCCGGGCTCGGTGGGCCGGTGGCGGCAGCGACTGACCGAAAAGGATCTGGCCGACGTGATGGCTCAGGCCGGGCCGCTGCTGACGCAACTCGGCTACCCCGCCTGA
- a CDS encoding sulfotransferase family protein, whose product MTLAKEQALRAVKSVSRTVGRLTAGSRMVPGFLIVGAQRCGTTSLFKTLSQHPGVLPPAYHKGVHYFDMDYHRGMSWYLGHFPTTGKAEAVKAQIGVRGITGESSPYYMFHPLAGQRIARDLPSVKLLVLLRDPVERAYSAHSHELARGYETETDFERALALEESRTAGERERMISSASYASEHLQHNAYLARGRYIEQLERLEALVGRDRMHVIDSDDFFADPRPSFDAVCDFLGLPRWADIAFGKHNSRSRSPMSAELRTRLEDHFAPYDERLATWWGRVPSWRR is encoded by the coding sequence GTGACGCTGGCCAAGGAGCAGGCGCTCCGCGCGGTGAAGTCGGTGAGCCGGACGGTCGGCCGGCTGACCGCCGGTTCGCGGATGGTGCCGGGATTCCTGATCGTGGGGGCGCAGCGCTGCGGCACCACCTCGCTGTTCAAGACGCTGTCGCAGCATCCCGGTGTGCTGCCGCCCGCCTACCACAAGGGCGTGCACTACTTCGACATGGACTACCACCGGGGGATGAGCTGGTACCTCGGGCACTTCCCCACCACCGGCAAGGCCGAGGCGGTGAAGGCCCAGATCGGGGTACGCGGGATCACCGGCGAGTCCAGCCCGTACTACATGTTCCACCCGCTGGCCGGGCAGCGGATCGCCCGTGACCTGCCCTCGGTGAAGCTGCTGGTGCTGCTGCGTGACCCGGTGGAGCGCGCCTACTCGGCGCACTCGCACGAGCTGGCCCGGGGCTACGAGACCGAGACGGACTTCGAGCGGGCGCTCGCGCTGGAGGAGTCCCGTACGGCGGGCGAGCGGGAGCGGATGATCAGCTCCGCGTCGTACGCCAGCGAGCACCTCCAGCACAACGCGTACCTGGCCCGCGGCCGCTACATCGAGCAGCTGGAGCGCCTGGAGGCGCTGGTCGGCCGGGACCGCATGCACGTCATCGACAGCGACGACTTCTTCGCCGACCCGCGCCCTTCCTTCGACGCGGTCTGTGACTTCCTCGGGCTGCCCCGCTGGGCGGACATCGCGTTCGGCAAGCACAACTCGCGCTCCCGTTCGCCCATGTCGGCGGAGCTGCGGACCCGGCTGGAGGACCACTTCGCGCCGTACGACGAGCGGCTGGCGACGTGGTGGGGACGCGTGCCGTCGTGGCGGCGGTGA